In Devosia beringensis, a single window of DNA contains:
- a CDS encoding GntR family transcriptional regulator, giving the protein MHQRLTRTSAEDIRQKLADRIICGELAPGTALDETSLASHFAVSRTPVREALRLLAASGLIEQKPHIQAVVAKPDDAKLAGMFEVMGYLEALCAGLSAVAMSAAERDVLERQHVDMSAMVRAGDATAYAQANDLFHSAIYDGAHNPYLAEVTRSTRQRLQPFRRAQFAVLQRLRQSHQEHTSVVAAILQGDRQGAENAMRAHISIVEDAYRSLSHAT; this is encoded by the coding sequence GTGCATCAACGCCTCACGCGCACCTCGGCAGAGGACATCCGACAAAAGCTGGCCGACCGCATCATCTGCGGCGAGCTGGCGCCGGGCACGGCACTGGACGAAACCAGCCTGGCCAGCCATTTTGCGGTCTCCCGCACCCCCGTGCGCGAGGCCTTGCGCCTGCTGGCGGCCAGCGGGCTGATCGAGCAGAAGCCGCATATCCAGGCCGTGGTGGCCAAGCCCGACGACGCCAAGCTGGCGGGGATGTTCGAGGTCATGGGTTATCTCGAGGCGCTTTGCGCCGGCCTGAGTGCGGTGGCCATGAGCGCCGCCGAGCGCGATGTCCTCGAGCGGCAGCATGTGGACATGTCGGCCATGGTGCGGGCCGGCGACGCCACCGCCTATGCCCAGGCCAATGACCTCTTCCACAGCGCCATCTATGACGGCGCGCACAACCCCTATCTGGCCGAAGTCACCCGCTCGACCCGCCAGCGGCTGCAGCCCTTCCGGCGCGCCCAGTTCGCCGTGCTGCAGCGCCTGCGCCAGTCGCATCAGGAACATACCAGCGTCGTGGCAGCCATTTTGCAGGGCGACCGACAGGGTGCCGAAAATGCCATGCGGGCCCATATTTCCATCGTTGAGGACGCCTATCGCAGTCTCAGCCACGCCACTTAG
- a CDS encoding CDP-alcohol phosphatidyltransferase family protein: MSDAGLVGLLRLPKGLLGDRGDRSVNLRFALVCILLMPGVLALGAALTGSFMGAATGLVTFTIMAVVAGLALKAQYQHDRLGIANIVTLLRTAIIAALAAPLTQPGLLAMEEALAWTVLGVAVFSLCLDGVDGYFARRQKLTSDFGARFDMEVDSIFALLLAVLAMQSGKAGLWILLLGGMRYAFLAAGLLLPWLDRPLPERFSRKAICVIQIAVLIGLLAPIISGPLSWALAASGTLLLTYSFGRDVVWLARHRA, encoded by the coding sequence ATGAGTGATGCTGGCCTGGTGGGGCTTTTGCGCCTGCCCAAGGGGCTGCTGGGTGATAGGGGCGACAGATCGGTCAACCTGCGCTTCGCCCTGGTCTGCATCCTGCTGATGCCTGGTGTGCTCGCACTGGGTGCGGCTCTGACCGGCTCATTCATGGGCGCGGCGACCGGGCTGGTGACGTTTACGATCATGGCTGTTGTCGCGGGACTGGCTTTGAAGGCGCAATATCAGCATGACCGCCTGGGCATTGCCAATATCGTCACGCTGTTGCGCACCGCCATCATCGCGGCCCTGGCGGCCCCGCTGACCCAGCCCGGCCTGCTCGCCATGGAAGAGGCCCTGGCATGGACGGTGCTTGGCGTGGCGGTTTTTTCCCTCTGCCTGGATGGCGTGGACGGCTATTTCGCCCGCAGGCAGAAGCTCACCTCAGATTTCGGCGCCCGGTTCGATATGGAGGTGGATTCCATCTTTGCCCTGCTGCTGGCCGTACTGGCCATGCAATCGGGCAAGGCAGGCCTATGGATCTTGCTGCTCGGCGGCATGCGCTACGCCTTTCTGGCCGCGGGCCTGTTGCTGCCCTGGCTTGATCGCCCGCTGCCGGAACGCTTCAGCCGCAAGGCGATCTGCGTCATCCAGATCGCCGTGCTGATCGGGCTGCTCGCGCCAATCATTTCAGGCCCCCTGTCCTGGGCGCTGGCCGCTTCCGGCACGCTACTGCTCACCTATTCCTTCGGCCGCGACGTGGTGTGGCTGGCGCGGCATCGAGCGTGA
- the hpxZ gene encoding oxalurate catabolism protein HpxZ — protein sequence MIINDPGILAEVQDAFDRYETALLANDGATLDAMFVAAPETVRYGVSEIQYGIDEIRAFRAIQQPFIRTLERLVITTYGDAVATASTLFHRPDFPGQVGRQMQTWIKQDGSWRVAAAHVSMMAMPA from the coding sequence ATGATCATCAACGATCCCGGCATTCTTGCCGAGGTGCAGGACGCCTTTGACCGCTATGAGACGGCACTGCTGGCCAATGATGGCGCGACGCTTGACGCCATGTTTGTCGCCGCGCCCGAAACGGTGCGCTACGGCGTCAGCGAGATCCAGTACGGCATCGATGAAATTCGGGCCTTCCGGGCCATCCAGCAGCCGTTCATCCGCACGCTGGAGCGGCTGGTAATCACCACCTATGGCGATGCCGTCGCGACGGCGTCAACGCTGTTTCACCGGCCCGACTTTCCGGGTCAGGTGGGCCGACAGATGCAGACATGGATCAAGCAGGATGGTAGCTGGCGTGTGGCGGCGGCGCATGTGAGCATGATGGCCATGCCCGCCTGA
- a CDS encoding glycosyltransferase family 4 protein, translated as MTLKPAAFAIPGDMTQKTGGYIYEYELLMGLRAQGRAVEHVQLPAGFPDATAAETAASIEAMAAIADDVPLIIDGLVFGSIDTAGLGTVRAPIIAMIHHPLGLETGLPPERARELLRREADNLELARAVIVPSPHTARILMQQFGVAEDKITIALPGFRPADPVHTPLTSPLILSVGLLAERKGHDVLVAALAQLADLAWQAEIVGKTHDPKVEARLRNQIITLGLEARVTLAGLLPDAAVIERYRSASIFALATRYEGYGIVLGEAMLHGLPIVTCRTGAVPDTVADGAGMLVPVDDVDAFAGALRSLLTDAAQRRAMEEKSAAAGRLLPSWQATAQRVGHVIDQLS; from the coding sequence ATGACGTTAAAGCCAGCCGCCTTTGCCATCCCCGGCGACATGACGCAAAAGACCGGCGGCTATATCTACGAGTATGAGCTGCTGATGGGGCTGCGCGCGCAGGGGCGTGCCGTCGAGCATGTCCAACTGCCGGCGGGCTTTCCGGATGCGACGGCGGCCGAGACCGCAGCGTCGATTGAGGCCATGGCGGCTATTGCCGATGATGTGCCGCTGATCATCGACGGCCTGGTCTTCGGCTCCATCGACACTGCCGGACTGGGCACGGTTCGGGCGCCGATCATTGCCATGATCCACCATCCGCTCGGATTGGAAACCGGCCTGCCGCCGGAAAGGGCGCGCGAATTGCTGCGGCGCGAGGCCGACAATCTCGAGCTCGCCCGGGCCGTCATCGTTCCCAGCCCGCATACGGCCCGCATCCTGATGCAGCAATTCGGGGTGGCCGAGGACAAGATCACCATCGCCCTGCCCGGCTTCCGCCCTGCCGACCCTGTTCATACCCCGCTTACCTCGCCGCTGATCCTGTCGGTGGGCCTGCTTGCCGAACGCAAGGGACACGATGTCCTGGTCGCGGCGCTTGCCCAGCTGGCCGATCTCGCCTGGCAGGCGGAGATCGTCGGCAAGACGCACGATCCCAAAGTCGAAGCCCGGCTGCGCAACCAGATCATTACGCTCGGATTGGAGGCTCGCGTTACGCTGGCCGGCCTGTTGCCGGACGCAGCGGTGATCGAGCGTTATCGCTCGGCCAGCATCTTCGCCCTTGCCACGCGCTATGAAGGTTATGGCATCGTGCTGGGTGAGGCCATGCTGCATGGCCTGCCGATCGTCACCTGCCGGACGGGGGCGGTGCCGGACACAGTGGCGGACGGCGCGGGCATGCTGGTGCCGGTCGATGATGTCGATGCTTTTGCGGGGGCCTTGCGGAGCCTGCTGACCGATGCGGCGCAACGCCGGGCAATGGAGGAAAAATCGGCAGCGGCGGGTCGACTGTTGCCCAGCTGGCAGGCCACGGCCCAGCGCGTCGGCCATGTTATCGACCAGCTAAGCTAG
- a CDS encoding ABC transporter substrate-binding protein, which translates to MTLLKATRRQFLGAGLGTIGLAALAPRLLAQESQALKDVALQLSWLHSVQFGGSYIAQSKGYWRDGGLNVALNPGGPNAPVEPPVVTGQALVGISAADYTAAAVEQGAPFKIIGVAMQKNPFVVASLPANPVNAPADLVGKRIGMALANTPVLQALCTINGVDINQIEIVPTQYDAAPLLADQVDCLLCWETDLPVAMAMQGIESVTMLMADHGYAVHSQTYIATDDSIANRRDDLVALMRGEVMGWTDYRADTKAAAALTLEMYPDQGLDLATQELQAERQVPLMFSELTDANGFGWFTEDTVAQNIETLALLDRAVTAGLWDRSILEDVHEAG; encoded by the coding sequence GTGACCCTTCTGAAAGCCACACGTCGACAGTTTCTCGGTGCCGGGCTCGGCACAATCGGCCTGGCCGCCCTTGCGCCGCGCTTGCTGGCGCAGGAGAGCCAAGCGCTGAAAGATGTCGCCCTGCAGCTGAGCTGGCTGCATTCAGTGCAGTTTGGCGGCAGCTATATCGCCCAGTCCAAGGGCTATTGGCGCGATGGCGGCCTCAATGTCGCGCTCAATCCGGGCGGGCCCAACGCCCCGGTGGAGCCGCCCGTCGTCACCGGCCAGGCGCTGGTCGGCATCTCGGCTGCCGACTATACGGCCGCAGCCGTGGAACAGGGTGCGCCCTTCAAGATCATCGGCGTTGCGATGCAGAAGAATCCCTTTGTAGTGGCGTCGCTGCCGGCCAATCCAGTCAATGCGCCGGCCGATCTGGTGGGCAAGCGCATCGGCATGGCACTGGCCAATACGCCGGTGCTGCAGGCGCTGTGCACGATCAATGGCGTTGACATCAACCAGATCGAGATCGTGCCCACCCAATATGACGCTGCGCCGCTGCTGGCCGATCAGGTTGACTGCCTACTGTGCTGGGAGACCGACCTGCCGGTCGCCATGGCCATGCAGGGGATCGAGAGCGTCACCATGCTGATGGCCGACCACGGCTATGCGGTGCATTCGCAGACCTATATCGCCACCGACGACAGCATCGCCAACCGCCGCGACGATCTGGTGGCGCTAATGCGGGGCGAGGTCATGGGCTGGACTGATTATCGTGCGGACACGAAGGCCGCGGCGGCGCTGACCCTGGAAATGTATCCCGACCAGGGGCTCGACCTGGCGACCCAGGAGCTGCAGGCCGAGCGGCAGGTGCCGCTGATGTTTTCCGAGCTGACCGACGCCAATGGCTTTGGCTGGTTCACCGAGGACACGGTGGCGCAGAACATCGAGACGCTGGCGCTGCTCGACCGCGCGGTGACGGCCGGGCTCTGGGACCGGTCCATTCTCGAGGATGTGCATGAAGCCGGCTGA
- a CDS encoding sulfatase-like hydrolase/transferase — MGRLSTVLAALVLYAVLAQPNHPDALTPALLLQVPLEWFVLVALLLLLPSGNVWAHGVRALLVLLLTLLSLLKLADLASFTAFNRAFNPLMDVPLVEAAFRLAAGSVGLPLAITLAICVVLLPFLLSGLLWWATGQLLAVDLSRRMRAGAGLIGGVALLLLVAHVGVARGAWALPFTLPGESFSTRLAMDRTATFQALYADLAAFEIEARQDPFAGQSDLFGRLAGRDVFVIFVESYGQTAYRNPLYAPTHLARLEAAQAKLAEAGLAMRSAWLTSPVAGGQSWLAHSTLASGLSIDNQARYRAMLASSRASLYHLAQRSGYRTATIMPAITLPWPEARFMGFTDIYEAADLGYKGDAFNWTTMPDQYTLSTVDRLLPADGRSDFAMTALLSSHAPWTPVPRLVDWDAVGDGAIFDANQHVGPPGGAVWPNQELMREQYRLSLDYTLEVVFDFAARHADRDWLLVILGDHPPAQTVSGIDGQDVPIHIIGSAGLLAAFDDWHFTPGLIPGADAPVWPMSAFRDRFIAALSSTGAEIPEP, encoded by the coding sequence ATGGGCAGGCTCAGCACAGTCCTTGCCGCGCTGGTGCTCTATGCCGTGCTGGCGCAGCCCAATCATCCCGATGCGCTGACGCCCGCCCTCTTGCTGCAGGTTCCGCTCGAATGGTTTGTCCTTGTGGCGTTGTTGCTGCTGCTGCCATCCGGCAATGTCTGGGCACATGGTGTGCGGGCCTTGCTGGTGCTCCTGCTGACGCTGCTCTCTTTGCTCAAGCTGGCGGACCTGGCCAGCTTCACCGCGTTCAACCGCGCCTTCAACCCGCTGATGGATGTGCCGCTGGTGGAAGCGGCATTCCGGCTGGCCGCCGGTTCGGTGGGCTTGCCGCTCGCCATCACATTGGCGATTTGCGTCGTACTTTTGCCCTTCCTGCTGTCAGGTCTGCTGTGGTGGGCAACGGGGCAATTGCTGGCGGTGGATTTGTCGCGGCGGATGCGCGCGGGCGCCGGTCTGATCGGTGGCGTCGCGCTGCTGTTGCTGGTTGCCCATGTCGGGGTGGCGCGTGGGGCATGGGCCCTGCCCTTCACCCTGCCGGGCGAGAGCTTTTCTACCCGTCTTGCCATGGACAGGACGGCCACGTTCCAGGCACTTTACGCCGATCTGGCCGCCTTTGAAATCGAGGCCAGGCAGGATCCCTTCGCCGGGCAGAGCGATCTGTTTGGCCGCCTTGCCGGGCGCGATGTGTTTGTCATCTTCGTCGAAAGCTACGGCCAGACAGCCTATCGCAATCCGCTCTATGCGCCGACCCACCTGGCCCGACTCGAGGCAGCGCAGGCCAAGTTGGCAGAAGCAGGTCTGGCCATGCGCTCAGCCTGGCTGACCTCGCCAGTTGCCGGCGGGCAGAGCTGGCTGGCCCATTCAACGCTCGCCTCGGGACTATCGATCGACAACCAGGCGCGCTACCGCGCCATGCTGGCCAGTTCCCGAGCGTCGCTCTACCATCTCGCGCAGCGCTCGGGATATCGGACGGCCACGATCATGCCGGCCATAACCCTGCCATGGCCCGAAGCACGTTTCATGGGTTTTACCGATATCTATGAAGCGGCCGATCTTGGCTACAAGGGCGACGCCTTCAACTGGACGACCATGCCCGACCAATACACGCTGAGCACGGTCGACCGGCTGCTGCCGGCAGACGGCAGGTCGGACTTTGCCATGACGGCCCTCTTGTCCTCACATGCGCCGTGGACTCCCGTGCCACGTCTTGTCGACTGGGACGCGGTGGGGGACGGCGCCATTTTCGACGCGAACCAGCATGTGGGTCCGCCAGGAGGCGCTGTGTGGCCCAATCAGGAGCTGATGCGCGAGCAGTACCGGCTGTCGCTCGACTATACCCTGGAGGTCGTGTTCGATTTTGCGGCGCGTCATGCTGACCGGGACTGGCTGCTCGTCATCCTGGGTGATCATCCGCCAGCCCAGACGGTGTCAGGGATCGACGGACAGGACGTGCCCATCCACATCATTGGCTCGGCGGGGTTGCTCGCAGCGTTCGATGATTGGCACTTCACCCCCGGTCTTATTCCGGGTGCGGATGCCCCTGTGTGGCCGATGAGCGCTTTCCGCGACCGGTTCATTGCCGCGCTCTCGTCGACCGGCGCCGAGATACCCGAGCCATGA
- a CDS encoding cytochrome b: MNPTLTYKPLARFFHWVTAILVLLTIPVAIAMLRPGIERSLQDPLFLFHKNIGVVILILVALRLAYRLLNPPPPLPASVPHMQRIVAEVTHWLLYGLLLGMAISGYIRVTAGGFPLEVFDSLGFPRLAPRSDSLAETAKQIHATLRIPLIGLIILHIGAALYHALVKRDGVFQRMAPGRGGV, encoded by the coding sequence ATGAACCCCACCCTGACCTACAAGCCCCTGGCCCGGTTTTTTCACTGGGTTACCGCCATACTGGTGCTGCTGACCATCCCTGTGGCCATTGCCATGCTCCGCCCCGGCATCGAGCGCTCGCTGCAGGACCCGCTGTTCCTGTTTCACAAGAATATCGGCGTGGTGATCCTCATCCTGGTCGCCTTGCGGCTGGCCTATCGGCTGCTCAATCCACCACCCCCTTTGCCCGCAAGCGTGCCGCACATGCAGCGCATCGTGGCCGAGGTGACGCACTGGCTGCTTTATGGCCTGCTGCTGGGCATGGCGATCTCGGGCTATATCCGCGTCACCGCCGGCGGCTTTCCGCTGGAGGTCTTTGACAGCCTGGGCTTCCCGCGCCTCGCGCCACGGTCGGACAGCCTGGCCGAAACCGCCAAGCAGATCCACGCCACCCTGCGCATCCCGCTGATCGGCCTCATCATTCTGCATATTGGCGCGGCGCTCTACCACGCCTTGGTCAAGCGGGATGGCGTGTTTCAGCGCATGGCACCGGGCCGTGGTGGCGTCTAG
- a CDS encoding polysaccharide deacetylase family protein: MSALPSTYNDVVVDPVTRMDHGLFKFSAYPDRPPLAWPNGAKVAIAVVITVAAGDVASNPTNLIGFTHRDYGPRVGLFRLMGILDELGIRATVPLSDALLTRSPRVAEEVLKLGWEIAGHGEKANLGLNSTMSEADELAYIEASRAALLAATGIAPRGWLGPGNSESSHTLHLLAGAGYDYTLDWGNDDQPYDFIVPKGRLSALPYSVETSDAAVVQAQSHTPWEYEQALADHLEGLLADSNGSVMTLGLQANVSGQPFRAKYIRKFLETAAATPGVWFATGSAIIDAYRAG, from the coding sequence ATGAGCGCGCTTCCCTCGACCTATAATGACGTGGTTGTCGATCCGGTGACCCGCATGGATCACGGCCTGTTCAAGTTCTCCGCCTATCCGGACCGCCCCCCGCTGGCCTGGCCGAACGGCGCCAAGGTCGCCATCGCCGTGGTCATCACCGTCGCGGCTGGCGATGTGGCGTCCAATCCGACCAACCTGATCGGCTTCACCCATCGCGACTATGGTCCGCGCGTGGGCCTGTTCCGGTTGATGGGCATTCTCGACGAGCTGGGCATCAGGGCGACCGTGCCGCTGAGCGATGCGCTGCTGACCCGCTCGCCACGCGTGGCCGAGGAAGTGCTGAAGCTCGGCTGGGAGATTGCAGGCCATGGCGAAAAGGCCAATCTCGGCCTCAACTCGACCATGAGCGAAGCCGATGAGCTGGCCTATATCGAAGCCTCCCGCGCGGCGTTGCTGGCCGCGACCGGAATAGCCCCGCGTGGCTGGCTGGGACCGGGCAATAGCGAATCCTCGCACACGCTCCACCTGCTGGCGGGCGCGGGCTATGACTACACGCTCGACTGGGGCAATGACGACCAGCCCTATGACTTCATCGTGCCTAAGGGCCGGCTGTCGGCCCTGCCCTATAGCGTGGAAACCTCGGACGCCGCCGTGGTGCAAGCACAAAGCCATACGCCCTGGGAATATGAGCAGGCCCTCGCCGATCATCTCGAAGGGCTGCTGGCGGACAGCAATGGTTCGGTCATGACCCTGGGCCTGCAGGCCAATGTGTCCGGCCAGCCGTTCCGGGCGAAATATATCCGCAAATTCCTCGAAACGGCCGCAGCCACTCCGGGTGTGTGGTTTGCCACCGGCTCGGCGATCATCGACGCCTATCGGGCGGGATAG
- a CDS encoding ABC transporter ATP-binding protein → MKPADTARPPEVVCTDLGKVFRVGGRTIEALLPLDLSFAAGQTTALVGPSGCGKSTLLRLVAGLEAPSSGTVHIGGDTPRTVSQRAGLAIAFQDAALLPWLTVRQNVALALKLARRPLDPDRVTALIELVGLGPFADTRPAELSGGMRQRAAIARCLITEPGLLLLDEPFGAVDELTRTRLNQDLPALWQKRGTTTLLVTHSITEAVTLSDRVIVFSPRPARVIGDFVIDPEADDAGVRAMVAAIANALAPAAQSVQTP, encoded by the coding sequence ATGAAGCCGGCTGATACTGCCAGGCCACCGGAGGTGGTCTGCACGGACCTGGGCAAGGTATTTCGCGTCGGCGGCAGGACCATCGAGGCCCTGCTGCCGCTCGACCTGAGCTTTGCCGCCGGACAGACCACGGCGCTGGTCGGACCATCGGGCTGCGGCAAGTCCACGCTGTTGCGCCTGGTGGCTGGGCTGGAGGCGCCCAGCAGCGGCACGGTGCACATTGGCGGGGACACGCCGCGCACGGTCAGCCAGCGCGCCGGGCTGGCCATTGCCTTTCAGGATGCCGCGCTTCTGCCCTGGCTGACCGTGCGGCAGAACGTGGCGCTGGCCCTCAAGCTGGCGCGTCGGCCGCTAGACCCTGACCGGGTCACGGCGCTGATAGAGCTCGTCGGCCTTGGCCCATTTGCCGACACAAGACCGGCCGAACTGTCCGGCGGCATGCGGCAGCGCGCTGCCATAGCGCGCTGTCTCATCACCGAGCCTGGCCTGCTACTGCTCGATGAACCCTTCGGCGCTGTGGACGAGCTCACCCGCACCCGGCTCAACCAGGACCTGCCGGCCCTGTGGCAGAAACGGGGTACGACGACGCTGTTGGTAACGCATTCGATCACCGAGGCAGTGACCCTGAGTGACCGCGTCATCGTGTTTTCGCCGCGACCCGCACGGGTCATCGGCGATTTTGTCATCGACCCTGAGGCCGACGATGCCGGCGTTCGCGCCATGGTCGCAGCTATCGCCAACGCTCTCGCGCCGGCCGCACAAAGCGTGCAGACGCCGTGA
- a CDS encoding ABC transporter permease: protein MNTRAVPALGTLAPPVARILLALGLWQALALLTSSTFILAGPVAVGGHILGNAPLLVRAALTTLQSAAIGFVIGNGLAIALAVIAISLPRLERLVSGLALLLFCLPFVATGPILRVIHGVGDGPQIALAALATYYTSYLCLMVGLRAAPASWLDLVRSYGRGRFTELVRVRARACIPYFIAGLQIGAPAAFLGAMIGEFTGAERGLGVLSIRAMRALDVDMSWAIATLAAAISALAFWFFGWLGRRLDVAPPPLLIAPRQDATSPSWGAGLLAALVQVVAITALVLALWVGLMEALGLSPFFAKRPQDVLAFLVWAPDAAANRSMLLLAFWQTLSLTVPGYLLGLALGAGLAVVMVLRPTLAATALPVAIALRSIPIVTTAPLIVLSLGRGAVGTITIVAVMIFFPTLAACLEGMRRTPRPVLDIFDSYAAGPWQLLVHAQLPAMAPALFAAARMAVPAALLAATTAEWLATGTGMGSLMALTASTSNYALLWSAIVLLAVTASIAYGLVQLLERRMLQIFASEQLTL, encoded by the coding sequence GTGAACACACGCGCCGTGCCAGCGCTGGGGACATTGGCGCCACCTGTCGCCCGCATCCTGCTGGCGCTGGGCCTCTGGCAGGCGCTGGCATTGCTCACCAGCAGCACGTTCATTCTTGCCGGTCCTGTCGCGGTCGGCGGTCATATCCTTGGCAATGCGCCGCTGCTGGTGCGCGCAGCGCTGACGACCCTTCAGTCTGCCGCCATCGGCTTTGTCATCGGCAACGGCCTTGCGATCGCCCTCGCCGTCATTGCCATCAGCCTGCCGCGGCTCGAGCGCCTGGTGTCCGGCCTGGCGCTGTTGCTCTTCTGCCTGCCCTTCGTGGCCACCGGACCCATTCTGCGGGTGATCCATGGCGTCGGCGACGGACCGCAGATCGCCCTGGCGGCGCTGGCGACCTATTACACCAGCTATCTCTGCCTCATGGTTGGATTGCGCGCGGCGCCCGCCAGCTGGCTGGACCTGGTGCGCAGCTATGGCCGCGGCCGGTTTACCGAGCTGGTGCGGGTGCGGGCCAGAGCCTGCATTCCCTATTTCATCGCCGGGCTGCAGATCGGCGCACCGGCGGCGTTTCTGGGGGCCATGATCGGCGAGTTCACCGGTGCCGAGCGCGGCCTGGGCGTACTCAGCATTCGCGCCATGCGGGCGCTGGACGTCGACATGAGCTGGGCCATTGCCACCCTGGCCGCCGCGATCTCGGCACTGGCCTTCTGGTTCTTCGGCTGGCTGGGTCGCCGGCTGGACGTGGCGCCGCCGCCCTTGCTGATCGCGCCACGGCAGGACGCGACCTCGCCGTCCTGGGGCGCAGGGCTGCTGGCCGCACTGGTGCAGGTCGTGGCGATCACCGCGCTGGTGCTGGCCCTGTGGGTCGGCCTGATGGAGGCCCTCGGACTGTCACCCTTCTTTGCCAAGCGGCCACAGGATGTCCTTGCCTTCCTCGTCTGGGCGCCCGACGCAGCGGCAAACCGGAGCATGTTACTGCTGGCCTTCTGGCAGACGCTGTCGCTGACCGTTCCGGGCTATCTCCTCGGACTCGCGCTGGGCGCGGGCCTCGCCGTCGTCATGGTGCTGCGCCCGACCCTGGCTGCCACCGCCCTGCCCGTGGCCATCGCGCTGCGCTCGATCCCCATCGTCACCACGGCGCCCCTGATCGTCCTTTCGCTGGGACGGGGCGCCGTCGGCACCATCACCATCGTTGCGGTGATGATTTTCTTCCCCACGCTGGCAGCATGCCTCGAGGGCATGCGCCGCACGCCCCGGCCGGTGCTCGACATCTTCGACAGCTATGCCGCCGGGCCCTGGCAACTTCTGGTCCATGCCCAGCTGCCCGCCATGGCGCCGGCATTGTTCGCGGCTGCCCGCATGGCCGTGCCCGCCGCGCTGCTGGCAGCCACCACGGCCGAATGGCTGGCGACGGGAACCGGTATGGGCAGCCTGATGGCACTGACCGCCTCGACGTCCAATTACGCCCTGCTGTGGAGCGCCATCGTGCTGCTGGCCGTTACTGCCAGCATTGCCTATGGGCTGGTCCAGCTGCTGGAGCGGCGCATGCTGCAGATCTTCGCCAGCGAGCAGCTGACCTTATGA
- a CDS encoding lysylphosphatidylglycerol synthase transmembrane domain-containing protein, translated as MTAPALAEERAERHRSRWRLGLRLATPIVLIGLLWNLADGPGALALLGDLDWTYIVLAFVAVNLQTLASAWRWHRVAARLGQVISLRQAVAEYYLSQVVNQSLPGGVLGDAARAVRARHKVGLGIAAKAVIIERLAGQIAMFSLLALGLAWAMLMPGGLVLTIEPWQIAVAVAAVGLVALAIGLARRAAGKRWPRGFGTALHAALVADGAWMEQALLGVVIVTLNLASFTLCALATGTALGVEAVLVLVPLILCAMLVPASVAGWGFREGAAAALFPLAGATATAGFAASVAFGLVILAASLPGLLVLTSKSHSSSIHPEQRR; from the coding sequence ATGACGGCGCCGGCGCTTGCAGAAGAGCGCGCTGAACGACACCGCAGCCGGTGGCGGCTGGGGCTGCGACTGGCGACGCCGATCGTGCTGATTGGCCTGCTGTGGAACCTGGCCGATGGGCCGGGGGCGCTGGCTTTGCTCGGCGACCTCGACTGGACCTATATAGTGCTCGCCTTTGTCGCGGTGAACCTGCAGACGCTGGCCTCAGCCTGGCGCTGGCATCGGGTAGCGGCAAGACTGGGGCAAGTCATTTCACTCCGCCAGGCGGTGGCCGAATATTACCTGTCACAGGTGGTCAACCAGTCGCTGCCCGGCGGTGTGCTGGGTGACGCCGCCCGCGCCGTCCGCGCCCGCCACAAGGTGGGCCTTGGCATCGCCGCCAAGGCGGTCATCATCGAACGCCTCGCCGGACAGATCGCGATGTTCAGCCTGCTCGCCCTTGGCCTGGCCTGGGCCATGCTGATGCCTGGCGGGCTGGTGCTGACGATCGAGCCGTGGCAGATCGCCGTTGCAGTCGCGGCCGTTGGCCTAGTGGCGCTGGCCATTGGCCTGGCGCGGCGCGCTGCTGGCAAGCGTTGGCCGCGAGGCTTCGGCACAGCGCTGCATGCGGCACTCGTTGCCGATGGCGCATGGATGGAACAGGCGCTGCTTGGGGTCGTGATCGTCACTCTCAACCTTGCCAGCTTCACCCTCTGCGCGCTGGCGACCGGAACGGCACTGGGCGTTGAAGCCGTTCTGGTCCTCGTGCCGCTGATCCTGTGTGCCATGCTGGTTCCCGCCAGTGTTGCGGGCTGGGGTTTTCGCGAGGGCGCCGCAGCGGCGCTGTTTCCTCTGGCCGGGGCCACGGCGACCGCCGGCTTTGCCGCCAGCGTCGCCTTTGGTCTGGTCATCCTGGCGGCCAGCCTGCCGGGCCTGCTGGTTCTAACTTCCAAAAGCCACTCTTCCTCCATTCACCCTGAACAGCGGAGATAA